Genomic segment of Rickettsiella endosymbiont of Xylota segnis:
ATTACCAAAGGATTCAAATCGTTGCTGCCGACAATGACTGCATCATGGTAACCTGCGGCATCTAATAGTTTGCGCGCTTGTTGGCTTAAATAAGCAAGATCTCCAGAATCTAAGCGAATACCCGCTAATTTAAAGCCATTAGGTTTTAATTCCTCGCTTATTTTAATCGCATTTTTCACGCCCTCAAGTGTGTTATATGTATCCACTAAAAAAACACACCGATCCGGAAAGGTTTGCGCATACACACGAAAAGCTTCTAATTCATTAGCAAAACTGAGTACCCAACTATGTGCATGCGTTCCACGTACCGGAATATTTAATAATTTTCCGGCTAATACATTAGATGTCGCGGTACAACCTCCAATATAAGCGGCACGACTTGCCATTAACGCGCCATCAAAACCTTGTGCACGACGTAATCCAAATTCTAATACGGGCTCACCTCGTGTAGCTTGCAACAAACGCGCTGCGCTAGTAGCAATAAGACTTTGAAAGTTTATAATATTTAGTAAAATACTCTCTAATAACTGACATTGTAATAAGGGTCCCTTAACACGGATTAAAGGTTCTTGCGGAAAAACCACGGATCCTTCTTCAACGGCATCAATATCACAACTAAATTTTATTTGTTGTAAATACTCTAAAAAATCAGCATGAAATAATGCTTTGCCTTTTGTATCTGTTAATCCAGCTAAATAATCGATATCGTCTTTAGTAAATTGAAAATTTAGCAAGTAATCAATGAATGTGCCTAAACCTGCACAAATGGTGTATCTGCCATTAAACGGTGCTTGTCGAAAGCTATGATAAAAAACCGCTTCACGTTCATGGATACCGGCTTTCCAATAACCATAGGCCATCGTCAATTGGTAAAAATCAGTTAATAAAACCAAAGAAGATCTATATAGTTGTGCTAATGCATTTTGCATTGAAAAAAAACCCCAGCAAATAAGGAGAGTATAACGGTTTTTCTTTTAGTGATGGAGATTTCAAGACCAGATTTGCTGCTTTTTCTTGAATGGCTGCGCGCACGCTGGGTTAGCTTCAGCCATGCAAGGATCTTTCATCATTATTTGAAAAATTCGCATTTTTTGAGATATTATCAACCACCCGTTTGTTTTTCTCGAATTTCATCCAAAGTTTTACAATCGATACAAAGATTGGCAGTAGGACGTGCTTCTAAGCGGCGAATACCAATTTCAACGCCACAAGAATTACAGAAGCCATAATGACCTTCATCGAGTTGCTGTAAGGCATCCTCAATTTTTTTAATGAGTTTACGTTCGCGGTCGCGCGCACGTAATTCTAGATTAAATTCTTCTTCCTGAGTCGCACGATCGCTAATATCAGGTAAAGAAGTACCTTCATCTTGTAGATGATGCACGGTTCGACCCATATCTTCCAACAATACGCGTTTTCGCTGTAATAATAAACGGCGAAAATACGCTTGCTGGCTCGAACTCATATAGTCTTCCCCAGGACGTTCCTTATAAGGCGCTATATTTAAATCAATTTCTGAATTAACAGAAGTTAATTCTAGCCTTGTTTCTGGTAAAGAACGTTGTTTTTTAGATTCTTTTTTAAGTTTTTTATGTTCTGCCATTTTAGTTTCTATTGATGGTTGTTGTTTTACCGCAGGTAGCGCCTGGGAATCAGACTTTGCTTGCTGTTGTTTTTTTTTAGAAGGAGCTCGGATCACTTGTGCCTTCGCTACTTTTGTTGATTTTTTTTTAACTATAGGCTTTCTACTTCTGGTAACACGAGAGGACGTCGACGTTTTTTTTGAGGTTTTGCTTTTGCTAGGCTTTTTTTTTACCTGACTAACTGCTTTTTTTTTAGTCTTTCTGCGCACAGTCTTACGACGCGTCGCTGGTTTCTTACGGGTTACAGCTTTTCTACGACGTGGTTTACGTACAGCTTTTTTAACCGCAGTTTTTCTACG
This window contains:
- a CDS encoding nicotinate phosphoribosyltransferase, coding for MQNALAQLYRSSLVLLTDFYQLTMAYGYWKAGIHEREAVFYHSFRQAPFNGRYTICAGLGTFIDYLLNFQFTKDDIDYLAGLTDTKGKALFHADFLEYLQQIKFSCDIDAVEEGSVVFPQEPLIRVKGPLLQCQLLESILLNIINFQSLIATSAARLLQATRGEPVLEFGLRRAQGFDGALMASRAAYIGGCTATSNVLAGKLLNIPVRGTHAHSWVLSFANELEAFRVYAQTFPDRCVFLVDTYNTLEGVKNAIKISEELKPNGFKLAGIRLDSGDLAYLSQQARKLLDAAGYHDAVIVGSNDLNPLVITSLKEQGASINVWGVGTHLITAYEQPALEGVYKLSAIKSAEGIWANKLKLSEQTIKISTPGILSVRRYYADRVDGSAMADAIYDERLGISEENITIIDPIDPTKRRIIPAGTPHRDLLTPIFRLGKLIYKRPLLKSSQEKTHGELQQFHESIRRLLNPHAYPVGLEENLYNLKLKLILKAKTALSK
- the dksA gene encoding RNA polymerase-binding protein DksA, with the translated sequence MAEHKKLKKESKKQRSLPETRLELTSVNSEIDLNIAPYKERPGEDYMSSSQQAYFRRLLLQRKRVLLEDMGRTVHHLQDEGTSLPDISDRATQEEEFNLELRARDRERKLIKKIEDALQQLDEGHYGFCNSCGVEIGIRRLEARPTANLCIDCKTLDEIREKQTGG